From a region of the Rhinopithecus roxellana isolate Shanxi Qingling chromosome 8, ASM756505v1, whole genome shotgun sequence genome:
- the DAND5 gene encoding DAN domain family member 5, translated as MLLGQLTTLLCLLSGALPTGSGRPEPQAIRPQSWAAANQTWALGPGAPPPLVPAPALRSWKAFLGLQKARQLGMGRLQRGQDEVAAVTLPLNPQEVTQGMCKAVPFVQVFSRPGCSATRLRNRFCFGHCSSLYIPGSDPTPLVLCNSCMPARKHSAPVVLWCHTGSSASRRRVKITTVLIEGCHCSPKA; from the exons ATGCTCCTTGGCCAGCTAACCACTCTTCTGTGCCTGCTTAGCGGGGCCCTGCCTACAGGCTCAGGGAGGCCTGAACCCCAGGCTATCAGACCTCAGTCCTGGGCTGCAGCCAATCAGACCTGGGCTCTGGGCCCAGGGGCCCCGCCCCCACTGGTGCCAGCTCCTGCTCTTAGGAGCTGGAAGGCCTTCTTGGGCCTGCAGAAAGCCAGGCAGCTGGGGATGGGTAGGCTGCAGCGTGGGCAGGACGAGGTGGCTGCTGTGACTCTGCCACTGAACCCTCAGGAAGTGACCCAGGGGATGTGTAAGGCTGTGCCCTTTGTTCAG GTGTTCTCCCGGCCCGGCTGCTCAGCCACGCGCCTCCGAAATCGCTTCTGCTTTGGTCATTGCTCCTCTCTCTACATCCCTGGCTCGGACCCCACCCCACTAGTCCTGTGCAACAGCTGTATGCCTGCTCGCAAACATTCGGCACCTGTGGTGCTGTGGTGTCACACTGGCAGCTCAGCCTCCCGTCGACGGGTGAAGATAACCACCGTGCTGATTGAGGGGTGTCATTGCAGCCCGAAAGCATGA